Proteins encoded by one window of Winogradskyella sp. PG-2:
- a CDS encoding SIS domain-containing protein, translating to MNTKQSILSTAKTTIKLESESIANLSKLLTNDFAEATELIYNSKGRVIITGIGKSAIIANKIVATLNSTGTPAIFMHAADAIHGDLGLILKDDVVICISKSGNTPEIKVLVPLIKNAENKMIAITGNKDSFLGQQADYILNAYVEQEACPNNLAPTTSTTAQLVLGDALAVCLLELRGFSSKDFAKYHPGGALGKRLYLRVSDLSSQNKKPQVHLESSLKEVIVEITEKRLGVTAVVESEKIIGIITDGDLRRMLSKSDDITDLKAKDIMSTNPRRIADDAMAVDAKEVMEEFNITQLVVEHDGKYVGIVHLHDLIKEGII from the coding sequence GATTTTGCTGAGGCTACAGAATTAATATATAATTCTAAAGGTCGTGTTATCATAACTGGTATAGGAAAGAGTGCTATTATTGCAAACAAAATAGTAGCAACTTTAAATTCTACTGGGACTCCAGCAATTTTCATGCATGCTGCCGATGCTATTCATGGCGATCTAGGATTAATACTAAAAGATGATGTTGTTATTTGTATTTCTAAAAGTGGAAATACACCAGAAATTAAAGTTTTAGTACCGCTTATTAAGAATGCGGAAAACAAAATGATTGCTATAACTGGTAATAAAGATTCATTTCTTGGTCAACAAGCCGACTATATATTAAATGCTTATGTTGAGCAAGAGGCTTGTCCTAATAATTTGGCACCAACAACAAGTACAACTGCACAATTAGTCTTAGGAGATGCTTTAGCTGTTTGTCTTTTAGAACTAAGAGGCTTCTCTAGTAAAGATTTTGCAAAATACCATCCTGGAGGAGCACTTGGAAAACGCTTGTATCTTAGAGTAAGTGACTTGTCTTCTCAAAATAAAAAACCACAAGTCCATTTAGAAAGTAGTTTAAAAGAAGTTATTGTAGAAATTACTGAAAAAAGACTAGGTGTCACTGCTGTTGTTGAGAGTGAAAAAATTATAGGTATTATTACTGATGGAGATTTAAGGAGAATGTTAAGTAAAAGTGATGACATTACTGACTTAAAAGCTAAAGATATTATGAGCACCAATCCAAGACGTATTGCTGATGATGCCATGGCAGTTGATGCTAAAGAAGTGATGGAAGAGTTTAATATTACTCAACTGGTTGTAGAGCATGATGGTAAATATGTTGGTATAGTTCATCTTCACGATTTAATAAAAGAAGGCATTATATAA
- the tatC gene encoding twin-arginine translocase subunit TatC, with amino-acid sequence MAKKGIDEMSFLDHLEELRWHLIRATLGIVIAASVAAIFYKFIFDVIIFGPTRMSFPTYEGLCKVSEFLGINDTTFCAEEFPFIIQNRTVAGQFSAHVWTSIYAGFIVSFPYVLYQLWSFISPGLKSSERKNSRGFIIIASILFFIGVLFGYYIVTPLSLNFLANYQISVQIENEFDASSVIALVRSSSIASGFVFELPIIIYFLTKIGIVTPQFLRKYRKYALVIVLILSAIITPPDIASQVIVAIPILILYQISIYISAVVVRNQKRKEKNV; translated from the coding sequence ATGGCAAAAAAGGGTATTGACGAAATGTCTTTCTTAGACCATCTTGAAGAATTAAGATGGCATTTAATACGTGCAACGTTAGGAATTGTTATTGCAGCATCTGTAGCTGCTATATTTTATAAATTTATTTTCGATGTTATAATTTTTGGACCTACTAGAATGAGCTTTCCAACATATGAAGGTTTATGTAAAGTTTCGGAATTTTTAGGCATAAATGACACTACTTTTTGTGCAGAAGAATTTCCTTTTATAATACAGAATAGAACCGTTGCTGGTCAGTTTTCAGCCCATGTTTGGACTTCTATTTATGCTGGCTTTATTGTTTCGTTTCCTTATGTTCTCTATCAATTGTGGAGTTTTATAAGTCCTGGTTTAAAATCTTCTGAGCGTAAAAATTCTAGAGGATTTATAATTATTGCCTCAATTCTGTTTTTTATAGGAGTGTTATTTGGCTATTATATAGTTACACCTTTATCACTTAATTTTTTAGCAAACTATCAAATTAGTGTACAAATAGAGAATGAATTTGATGCTAGTTCTGTTATCGCATTAGTGCGTTCATCGTCTATAGCCTCTGGTTTCGTTTTTGAGTTACCTATAATCATATACTTCTTAACAAAGATCGGTATTGTTACTCCTCAATTTTTAAGGAAATATAGAAAATATGCCTTGGTTATAGTTCTAATTTTATCTGCTATAATTACACCACCAGATATAGCAAGTCAAGTTATTGTTGCTATTCCTATCTTAATATTATATCAAATAAGTATTTATATTTCTGCTGTTGTGGTTAGAAATCAAAAAAGAAAAGAAAAAAATGTCTGA
- a CDS encoding carboxymuconolactone decarboxylase family protein, whose protein sequence is MSDIVKEFNDYRAKMNDKILADNNKVIKRIFNLDTNAFQEGALDKKTKELLGLVASTVLRCDDCVKYHLESSYKEGLNKAEISEALGIATLIGGTIVIPHLRRAHEYWEALENQG, encoded by the coding sequence ATGTCTGATATTGTTAAAGAATTTAATGACTATAGAGCTAAAATGAATGATAAAATTTTAGCGGATAACAATAAAGTTATCAAACGAATTTTTAATCTGGACACCAATGCATTTCAAGAAGGAGCTTTAGACAAGAAAACAAAAGAGCTTCTAGGCTTAGTAGCTTCTACTGTTTTGCGTTGTGATGATTGTGTAAAATATCACTTAGAATCTTCTTATAAAGAAGGTCTTAATAAAGCTGAAATTAGTGAAGCTTTAGGTATTGCAACATTAATAGGTGGAACTATTGTAATTCCTCATTTAAGACGTGCTCATGAGTATTGGGAAGCTCTAGAAAACCAAGGTTAA
- the lptB gene encoding LPS export ABC transporter ATP-binding protein has product MKLRAEHLMKAYSGRKVVKDVSLEVNQGEIVGLLGPNGAGKTTSFYMIVGIIKPNGGNIYLDDTNITKYPMYKRAQNGIGYLAQEASVFRKLSIEDNILSVLQLTKLSKKQQQEKMESLIEEFGLGHIRTNRGDLLSGGERRRTEIARALATDPNFILLDEPFAGVDPVAVEDIQRIIAKLTKKNIGILITDHNVQETLAITDRTYLMFEGGILKAGKPEELASDEMVRKVYLGQNFELRKKKLEF; this is encoded by the coding sequence ATGAAATTACGAGCTGAGCATTTAATGAAGGCCTACAGTGGTCGAAAAGTAGTAAAGGATGTTTCTTTGGAGGTTAACCAAGGAGAAATCGTTGGTTTGCTTGGTCCTAATGGTGCTGGTAAAACGACCTCATTCTATATGATTGTTGGTATTATTAAACCCAATGGTGGTAATATCTACTTAGACGATACAAATATTACTAAATACCCAATGTACAAACGTGCTCAAAATGGTATTGGTTATTTAGCTCAAGAAGCTTCAGTTTTTAGAAAACTAAGTATTGAAGATAACATTCTCAGTGTATTACAGCTAACTAAATTAAGTAAGAAGCAGCAGCAAGAAAAAATGGAGTCTCTTATTGAAGAATTTGGCTTGGGACACATTAGAACTAATCGTGGTGATTTACTTTCTGGTGGTGAACGACGACGTACAGAAATTGCACGTGCTCTTGCCACTGACCCAAATTTCATTTTGTTAGATGAGCCATTTGCTGGTGTTGACCCAGTTGCTGTTGAAGATATTCAGCGTATCATTGCCAAATTGACCAAAAAGAATATTGGGATTCTAATTACTGATCATAATGTACAAGAAACGCTTGCTATAACCGATAGAACATACTTAATGTTTGAAGGTGGCATCTTAAAAGCTGGTAAACCTGAAGAATTAGCAAGTGATGAAATGGTACGTAAAGTGTATTTAGGACAGAATTTTGAACTTCGAAAAAAGAAATTAGAGTTTTAA
- a CDS encoding TerC family protein: protein MAEIIFTLLMLVMLQAVLGFDNLLYISLESKKAPEADQKRVRKTGILIAIVLRIVLLFVLVSVIEYFQEPFSFLTGHIEDVLDFSFNGHSIIVLIGGGFIIYTAIKEIWHMISTHDLNHDVEDGKSKRSKSANAAITSIVIMNLVFSFDSILAAIGLTSEIENSTTAFIVMAIAIVVSGLLMLLMADKISVFLAKNRMYEVLGLFILFIVGIMLVTEGGHLAHLKIFGNEIVPMSKTTFYFVIVVLVIVDIVQGRYQKKLIKEEIANNKE, encoded by the coding sequence ATGGCTGAAATTATTTTCACATTATTAATGCTTGTAATGCTACAAGCTGTTTTAGGATTTGATAATCTCTTATATATTTCCTTGGAGTCTAAAAAAGCACCTGAGGCAGATCAGAAGCGTGTAAGGAAAACTGGTATTCTCATTGCCATTGTACTTAGGATTGTCTTGCTATTTGTTTTAGTATCAGTTATTGAATACTTCCAAGAACCTTTTTCATTTTTAACAGGTCATATTGAAGATGTCCTTGATTTTTCATTCAATGGTCATAGTATCATTGTTTTAATAGGTGGTGGCTTTATTATATATACTGCTATTAAAGAGATTTGGCATATGATTTCTACCCACGATTTAAATCACGATGTTGAGGATGGTAAATCTAAGCGCAGTAAATCTGCTAATGCCGCTATAACAAGTATAGTTATAATGAATTTAGTTTTTTCTTTCGATTCTATATTAGCAGCAATAGGTCTTACTAGCGAAATAGAAAATTCTACTACTGCTTTTATTGTCATGGCAATAGCTATTGTAGTTAGTGGTTTATTAATGTTATTAATGGCAGATAAAATCTCTGTTTTCTTAGCTAAAAATAGAATGTATGAGGTGCTTGGCCTATTTATTCTGTTTATAGTAGGTATTATGTTAGTGACTGAAGGAGGACATTTAGCACACTTAAAAATATTTGGTAATGAAATTGTACCAATGAGCAAAACAACATTCTATTTTGTAATTGTTGTTTTAGTTATAGTAGATATAGTACAAGGACGTTATCAAAAGAAATTGATTAAAGAAGAAATAGCTAATAATAAAGAGTAA
- a CDS encoding CDP-alcohol phosphatidyltransferase family protein: protein MSLKRHIPNAVTLLNLFSGCIALIFAVYGNFVTAAIFVFLGIFFDFFDGFLARKLNVQSPLGIQLDSLADLITSGVVPGVIMFKLISLTIDAPDYSTYNDNWNTVMHWQGFKLSILPLIGLLIPLASAYRLAKFNLDEDQQAFFKGLPVPANTLLILSLPLILEYQNNDLINSIIINKWFLIGLTLISCYLLNSPIKLFALKFKDWSFKSNATRYIFLILSIVAFVVLHFAAIPLIIVLYIILSLLDRNNIT from the coding sequence ATGAGTTTAAAACGACATATTCCCAATGCGGTTACACTTTTAAATTTATTTTCTGGATGCATCGCTTTAATATTTGCTGTATATGGAAATTTCGTCACTGCAGCGATTTTTGTTTTCTTAGGTATATTTTTTGATTTTTTTGATGGTTTTTTGGCACGAAAACTTAATGTGCAGAGTCCACTTGGAATTCAATTAGATTCATTAGCAGATTTGATAACTAGTGGTGTTGTACCTGGTGTTATAATGTTTAAACTTATTTCATTAACTATTGATGCACCTGACTATTCAACTTATAATGATAACTGGAATACTGTAATGCATTGGCAAGGATTTAAACTGTCAATATTACCTTTAATTGGTCTGTTAATCCCTTTAGCTTCTGCCTACCGCTTAGCTAAATTTAATTTGGACGAAGATCAGCAAGCCTTTTTTAAAGGCTTACCAGTACCAGCAAATACATTACTGATTCTCTCGCTACCATTGATATTAGAATATCAAAATAATGATTTAATAAACTCTATAATTATTAATAAATGGTTTCTAATTGGTTTAACATTAATAAGCTGTTACCTATTGAATTCTCCTATAAAACTGTTTGCTTTAAAATTTAAAGATTGGAGCTTTAAAAGTAATGCAACGCGCTATATTTTTTTAATACTAAGTATAGTTGCATTCGTTGTCTTACACTTTGCGGCAATCCCTTTGATTATTGTATTATACATCATATTATCACTGCTAGATAGAAATAATATAACTTAA
- a CDS encoding PorV/PorQ family protein, which produces MKNYYVILLTLATLCVSAQTTRKYSNEFMNIGVDAAALGMSNAVVSQTADVNSGYWNPAGLVHLEENQLALMHSSYFANIANYNYLAYAMPLDDKSAVGLSLIRFGVDDILDTTQLIDDQGNINYDRISTFSTADYGLTFSYARKLPLDGLNFGVNAKIIRRIIGDFASSWGFGLDAGIQFEGENGWKFGLMARDITTTYNAWSIDEDKFAQISGAVDGENQELPETTEITIPKLQFGMSKEWVFNYDYTFLAAANLNMRFVENNDIISTSFASINPALGFEFGYTDLVFLRAGVGNFQNEIQIDDSEQVTFQPNFGVGFKYKGIHIDYAFTDIGDQSAALYSNVFSLKIDFSVFR; this is translated from the coding sequence TTGAAAAATTACTATGTAATTCTCTTAACACTTGCTACGCTCTGCGTTTCAGCCCAAACTACAAGAAAGTATTCTAATGAATTTATGAATATTGGTGTTGATGCTGCTGCATTGGGTATGAGTAATGCTGTTGTATCACAAACTGCTGATGTGAATTCTGGATATTGGAATCCGGCAGGATTAGTACATCTAGAAGAAAATCAACTTGCCTTAATGCACTCAAGTTACTTTGCAAATATTGCCAATTATAACTATCTCGCCTATGCAATGCCGTTAGATGATAAAAGTGCAGTTGGCTTATCACTAATTAGATTTGGGGTTGATGATATTTTAGACACAACTCAATTAATTGATGACCAAGGCAATATAAATTATGATAGAATAAGTACATTCTCAACGGCAGATTACGGATTAACATTTTCTTATGCTCGAAAGTTACCTTTAGATGGTCTAAATTTTGGGGTTAACGCAAAAATTATTCGAAGAATTATTGGTGATTTTGCTTCATCTTGGGGCTTTGGACTTGATGCTGGAATTCAATTTGAAGGTGAAAATGGTTGGAAGTTTGGATTAATGGCAAGAGATATCACAACAACTTATAATGCTTGGTCTATAGATGAGGATAAATTCGCTCAAATTAGTGGAGCTGTTGATGGAGAAAACCAAGAATTACCTGAAACAACTGAAATCACTATTCCAAAGTTACAATTTGGTATGTCTAAAGAATGGGTTTTTAATTATGACTACACTTTTTTAGCTGCTGCTAACTTAAATATGCGCTTTGTTGAAAACAATGACATAATATCTACATCTTTTGCAAGTATTAATCCTGCATTGGGTTTTGAATTTGGTTATACTGATTTGGTATTTTTAAGAGCTGGTGTTGGTAATTTTCAGAATGAAATTCAAATTGATGATTCTGAGCAAGTTACATTTCAGCCTAATTTTGGTGTAGGTTTTAAATACAAAGGTATTCACATTGATTATGCTTTTACGGACATAGGAGACCAGAGCGCAGCTTTATATTCTAATGTATTCTCTTTAAAAATTGACTTTAGTGTCTTCAGATAG
- a CDS encoding DUF4105 domain-containing protein — protein sequence MKLKLSFIALLFSFYALAQNYQLSSETEVSVITIGPGNSLNDAFGHNAFRVRDIKNGIDVVYGYGEYDFDAPNFYLKFARGKLNYLISRHPFSDFYNHYERHNRTIKEQVLNLSSEEKQNLFKFLETNYLPDNRRYLYDFFYDNCATRIRDVSENVTKNDFIYNLPKDFETKTFRGLIHEHVSLNSWGSFGIDIALGSVIDKDATNNEYMFLPKYIHTFFENAKFNDSQNLVKRSSLIYERKDEKTSTNFIFSPLVIMSLLAILILFITYKDFKNKTRTKLLDILLFGFTGIIGILLLLLWFATDHSATAHNYNVLWAVPFNLIVLAQIVKKQFKNWFKGYLKFLVIMLCLLTLHWIIGVQIFAIGIIPLLIALMVRYLFLIKSFNAQ from the coding sequence ATGAAACTAAAACTATCATTTATCGCGTTACTTTTCAGCTTTTATGCTTTAGCTCAAAATTATCAGTTATCTTCTGAAACAGAAGTATCAGTCATTACCATAGGTCCAGGGAATTCGTTAAATGATGCTTTTGGTCATAATGCTTTTAGGGTTAGAGACATTAAAAATGGAATTGATGTTGTTTACGGTTATGGTGAATACGATTTTGATGCACCTAATTTCTATTTAAAATTTGCACGGGGAAAATTAAACTATCTTATAAGTAGACATCCTTTTTCTGATTTTTATAACCATTACGAAAGACATAATAGAACTATAAAAGAGCAAGTTCTCAACCTCTCTTCTGAAGAAAAACAAAACTTGTTTAAATTTTTAGAAACAAACTACCTCCCTGATAACAGAAGATACCTCTATGATTTCTTCTATGATAATTGTGCAACAAGAATTAGAGATGTTTCTGAGAATGTAACAAAGAATGACTTCATATATAATTTACCTAAAGATTTTGAAACAAAGACTTTTAGAGGACTTATACATGAGCACGTCTCTCTAAATTCTTGGGGAAGTTTTGGTATTGATATAGCATTAGGCTCGGTCATAGATAAAGATGCTACAAATAATGAGTATATGTTTTTACCAAAATATATTCATACATTTTTTGAAAATGCTAAGTTTAATGATTCGCAAAACTTGGTGAAACGTTCCTCTTTAATTTATGAAAGAAAAGACGAAAAGACATCCACCAATTTTATATTTAGCCCATTAGTGATAATGTCTTTACTAGCCATATTAATTCTATTTATTACTTACAAAGATTTTAAAAATAAGACACGTACTAAATTGTTAGACATTCTATTGTTTGGATTCACAGGCATTATTGGAATTCTTCTATTATTACTCTGGTTCGCTACAGATCATTCTGCAACAGCTCATAATTATAATGTCTTGTGGGCAGTACCATTCAATCTTATTGTACTAGCTCAAATCGTAAAAAAACAATTTAAAAATTGGTTTAAAGGTTATCTTAAATTCTTAGTTATAATGCTTTGCTTACTAACTCTACACTGGATTATTGGAGTACAAATATTTGCAATTGGCATAATTCCATTACTTATTGCATTAATGGTTAGGTATCTATTTTTAATTAAATCATTTAATGCGCAATAA
- a CDS encoding sugar transferase, which yields MKQKKGIHFEVSERKILLRILDLVMVFFGVYCLDVFFDFEYISVGTDNTVALVLLGIYISIFGTIFELYDLQKASRFDSTFRNVVITTSTVVLFYLLTPVLSPYLPEERIQIVYFYFVIIISILAWRLIYINLIESPRFYKRVLLVGEVSNIEGLVRALDASDPNYKIIGFINSEDSNLESVKFKGLKEYEARSFLEIIDTEKISEVLVASFNTEAIIAEVYHNLMLLLERGFKIREYTQVYEELLQRVPIQFVGKDFYKYFPFSRSNENKLYIFFQRAFDIIVSILGLLIGMSFLPLILLGNLLGNKGPLFYSQERVGKNSKPFRILKLRTMVVNAEKDGVKWAKKDDKRVTKFGRFLRRSRLDEVPQFYNVLKGEMSIIGPRPERPFFVNELSRIIPFYETRHIIKPGLTGWAQVNTRYGSSIDDSLTKLQYDLYYIKHRSIFLDFSITVKTLSTILYYRGQ from the coding sequence ATGAAGCAAAAAAAAGGTATCCATTTTGAAGTTTCTGAGCGTAAGATTCTGCTTAGAATTTTAGATTTAGTTATGGTCTTTTTTGGGGTATATTGTTTAGATGTTTTTTTTGATTTTGAATATATTTCAGTTGGCACAGATAATACAGTTGCGTTAGTTTTACTAGGTATATATATATCTATTTTCGGTACTATCTTCGAACTTTATGATCTTCAAAAAGCGAGTAGATTTGATAGCACCTTTAGAAATGTTGTTATTACCACTTCCACGGTAGTTTTGTTTTACCTTTTGACTCCAGTCTTATCACCTTATTTACCAGAAGAGCGCATACAAATAGTTTATTTCTATTTTGTAATAATTATTTCTATTCTTGCTTGGAGACTCATATATATAAATTTAATAGAGTCACCACGTTTTTATAAACGTGTACTATTGGTTGGTGAGGTTTCTAATATTGAGGGCTTAGTTAGGGCATTAGATGCATCAGATCCTAATTATAAAATTATTGGTTTTATAAATAGCGAAGACTCAAATTTAGAGTCTGTTAAATTCAAAGGTTTAAAGGAATATGAGGCAAGGAGTTTTTTAGAAATAATTGATACTGAAAAAATATCTGAAGTATTGGTTGCAAGTTTTAACACAGAGGCAATTATCGCTGAAGTGTATCACAATTTAATGTTGCTATTAGAACGAGGTTTTAAAATTAGAGAATATACGCAGGTCTATGAAGAGTTGCTGCAGAGAGTGCCTATTCAATTTGTAGGTAAAGATTTTTATAAATATTTTCCTTTTAGCAGAAGCAATGAGAACAAGCTGTATATTTTTTTTCAGCGTGCATTTGATATAATAGTTAGCATTTTAGGTTTATTAATAGGTATGAGTTTTTTACCGCTAATATTACTAGGAAATTTGCTAGGAAATAAAGGACCATTGTTTTATTCTCAAGAGCGGGTTGGGAAAAACAGTAAGCCATTTAGAATTCTTAAATTGAGAACTATGGTTGTTAATGCCGAAAAGGATGGTGTCAAATGGGCCAAGAAAGATGATAAAAGAGTTACCAAGTTTGGACGATTTCTAAGACGCTCAAGATTAGATGAAGTACCACAATTTTATAATGTACTAAAAGGCGAAATGAGTATTATCGGTCCAAGACCTGAACGACCATTTTTTGTTAATGAATTATCTAGAATTATCCCATTTTACGAAACAAGGCACATTATAAAACCAGGACTAACGGGTTGGGCTCAAGTAAATACAAGGTATGGATCTTCTATTGATGATAGTCTTACAAAGTTACAATACGATCTTTACTATATTAAACATCGAAGTATCTTCTTAGATTTCAGTATCACTGTAAAAACGCTGAGTACTATTTTGTACTACAGAGGTCAGTAA
- a CDS encoding glycosyltransferase family 4 protein — MKNVLYIGNALSSKGKTITTIETLSEQLRELCSIKIASKKTNKVHRLFDMIRLIALNKSETDYVIIDTYSTLNFYYALIISQICRVLKLSYIPILHGGKLENRLKNNPKFCKIIFKNAHKLIAPSSFLLSIFKSYGFTDVLYIPNNINIDNYNFKNREIDVIKLLWVRSFSLIYNPQLAILVLENLLKRGYKTELTMIGPDVDGSLEKVKALAESKNLDVNFTGKLSKQDWTELSKDHNVFINTTDFDNMPVTLIEAMALGLPIVSTNVGGIPFLVSDKEDAILVPPKDINAMTQAIIKLKNNRILKDKLITIARIKAEQFDWKIVKSKWAMLLS; from the coding sequence ATGAAAAACGTCCTGTACATAGGAAACGCCTTATCTAGTAAAGGAAAGACAATAACAACAATTGAGACTCTTAGCGAGCAATTAAGAGAATTATGTTCAATTAAAATTGCATCTAAAAAAACCAATAAGGTGCATAGATTATTTGATATGATAAGGTTAATAGCTCTAAATAAATCTGAAACAGACTATGTCATAATAGACACATACAGTACTTTAAATTTTTATTATGCATTGATAATTAGTCAGATTTGTAGAGTTTTAAAACTTAGTTATATTCCTATTCTTCATGGAGGAAAACTTGAAAATAGACTTAAAAATAACCCAAAGTTTTGCAAAATAATTTTTAAGAATGCTCATAAATTAATAGCACCATCTAGTTTTTTGTTGTCTATTTTTAAATCTTATGGGTTTACTGATGTTTTATATATTCCAAATAACATAAATATTGACAACTATAACTTCAAGAATAGAGAAATAGATGTTATAAAACTATTATGGGTAAGATCATTCTCCTTAATATACAATCCACAATTGGCAATTCTTGTTCTAGAAAACTTGTTAAAAAGAGGATATAAGACTGAACTCACTATGATTGGTCCAGATGTAGATGGCTCATTAGAGAAAGTTAAAGCTCTGGCGGAAAGTAAAAATCTAGATGTCAATTTTACAGGTAAACTTTCAAAACAAGATTGGACAGAATTATCTAAAGATCATAATGTTTTTATTAATACCACAGATTTTGATAACATGCCAGTAACCCTCATTGAAGCTATGGCATTAGGTTTACCTATTGTTTCGACAAATGTTGGTGGTATTCCATTTTTAGTATCAGATAAAGAAGATGCTATTTTAGTTCCACCTAAAGATATAAATGCCATGACCCAGGCAATCATCAAATTAAAAAATAATAGAATACTCAAGGATAAATTAATAACTATCGCAAGGATTAAAGCAGAACAGTTTGATTGGAAAATAGTGAAATCTAAATGGGCAATGCTTTTGTCTTAA
- a CDS encoding O-antigen ligase family protein — translation MDIKYLLKIVFHVFIGALLYYVNVFPRIFFFTVLLYFFINIIVVHKNEKSTTVLKACAYLVGAEVIFRMTGAGIFYESSKYFIIFFILFGMFYDGVSSKAYPYFIFLICLVPSIIVASAYIGLDANLRTNVAFVLSGPVCLGVSALYCYDKKINKRQILDILLYLALPVITLTTYLFIYSPSIKDVVSGTQSNFAASGGFGPNQVSTTLGLGMFVFCVNYFLNSRTLFLKIINVTLFGLMSFRGIVTFSRGGVLTAIMMLFAFLVFVYFRSSKRQKNIIITSFLLLLASSSVIWVVSSNQTSGLIDKRYSNEDKTGKEKKDVSAGRVDLFFGELEGFVEEPFLGVGASGMKERRIETLGKVVATHNELSRLLSEHGIFGVFILLILIFKPLDMRSRNRNNYFFYAFLVFWFATINHSAMRIAAPGFVYALALLNLRNEKRPVHRKRLI, via the coding sequence GTGGATATAAAATATCTTTTAAAAATTGTTTTCCATGTTTTTATAGGAGCATTACTTTATTATGTTAATGTTTTTCCTAGAATATTCTTCTTCACTGTGTTACTTTACTTTTTTATAAATATTATAGTAGTTCATAAGAATGAGAAGTCAACAACAGTATTAAAAGCCTGTGCATATTTAGTTGGTGCTGAGGTTATTTTTAGAATGACGGGTGCTGGTATTTTTTACGAATCTTCAAAGTATTTTATAATATTTTTCATATTGTTTGGGATGTTCTATGATGGCGTATCAAGTAAAGCATATCCCTATTTTATTTTTCTTATATGCCTTGTGCCATCTATTATTGTTGCCTCTGCCTATATTGGTTTAGATGCTAACTTAAGAACTAATGTTGCGTTTGTATTAAGTGGGCCTGTTTGTCTTGGTGTTTCTGCACTATATTGTTATGACAAAAAAATTAATAAAAGGCAAATATTAGATATACTATTGTATTTGGCTCTACCGGTAATCACTTTAACAACATATCTATTCATTTACTCTCCAAGTATTAAGGACGTTGTAAGTGGAACTCAATCTAATTTTGCTGCTTCAGGTGGTTTTGGACCCAATCAGGTATCTACAACCTTAGGCTTAGGTATGTTTGTGTTTTGTGTTAATTATTTCCTTAATTCTAGAACGTTGTTTTTAAAAATTATAAATGTTACACTATTTGGTTTAATGTCATTTAGAGGAATAGTCACATTTAGTAGGGGAGGTGTTTTAACGGCTATAATGATGCTTTTTGCATTTTTAGTGTTTGTGTATTTTAGGTCTAGTAAAAGACAAAAAAATATTATCATCACATCATTTTTACTACTTTTAGCATCTTCTTCAGTAATTTGGGTGGTAAGTTCTAATCAAACTAGTGGATTAATAGATAAGCGCTACTCTAATGAGGATAAAACTGGAAAAGAAAAGAAAGACGTTTCTGCAGGAAGGGTTGATTTATTTTTTGGTGAACTTGAAGGATTTGTTGAAGAGCCATTTTTGGGCGTTGGAGCAAGTGGTATGAAAGAGCGGAGAATTGAAACTCTTGGTAAAGTTGTGGCTACTCATAATGAGCTAAGTAGGTTATTATCTGAGCATGGTATTTTTGGGGTTTTTATTTTGTTAATCTTAATTTTTAAACCTTTAGATATGAGATCTCGAAACCGAAATAATTATTTCTTTTACGCTTTTTTAGTATTTTGGTTTGCAACAATAAACCATTCAGCTATGCGGATTGCAGCACCTGGTTTTGTTTATGCATTAGCGCTTTTAAATCTAAGAAATGAAAAACGTCCTGTACATAGGAAACGCCTTATCTAG